The genomic interval TTTGGGATCGGTGCCTTCTTCATTGCCCTCGTACGAGCGCTGTTGCAGCTCCACGCGTCGTCGTCAACGGCCACGGAGGCGACCCTCAACAGGGCCCCGGACGGTCAGAAGCAGCCGCATTGgccacagccgctcctctGCGTTGTCCAGTGCCTCTACGCAGTCGCTAGCATCATTGATGACCTGCTGCACGACTACACCCACGCGCCGcctgctgtgctgtgtgaCGTGCTCGTGATTATGTTGACAggacagccgctgccgcactcggcagggatggggaaggaggcgggtgtagcagagccgccgccgctgcacgtcAGCGCCACGCGTACAGCATGGGAGGCACTGCACTTGACGCCCTTCTGGGACGATGTCTTGCTAGGTTCCGTAGAATATGCAAGTCGCGCGTGGGCGTGCCCTGAGGAGTGCAacacctccctctcaccaACTCAGCTTACCCGCCCGCCGTGGCAGAACCTCCTCGGATACATCCCATGTTCCCGAGACCCCCTTTCCACATCATGGTTGCCAGCAGCTTTTCGTGGGTCACCACGCTCTAGCACCAGTTGGACACTGCTTGCCCTGCTGGCAAAAGAGGACGACCTCTTCTTGGAGAGCAGAacgacaacagcagctgtGAAACcggcgcacgcagctgcggccgtgacagacggcgacgacgtgcATGAAATGCCGACGACGGATGCAAACGCGGCGGACGAAATTCGCCAGCTGAGTATTTCCCTTGTGTCCTCCACACGGTATGCAGGGTGGATGAAAGCGCTGTGCGAAGCATGGCAAGCGTGACTGAGAAAAGTGCAGGTGATCGCCTCTACTCTCATTCCCTTCTCACCCTACCCCAGCACTGACTCACCCACTCAGCCCTTCGCATAGCTTCCTCTGCGGAGCTCCGCACCTACGCCCAGGCATATGGGGTCTCACCTTGGACGAGAACATAGACCGAACGCATTGGGGACTCTGACGCCTCAGGGACTAGACCGCCAAAACGGAAAGCGCAACAGCAGAGCGAGGCGAAAAGCtgcggagaagggagaaagcaaGCCTGGCGGAGAACTGCGTGCGTGAGGAGGGTTTTGCGCTTCTCCCTCGTTCAATCCTCAGCCGGCCTATTACATGGGCGCCTGCACTTCACGAGGAACGACTTGACGCCTTTGGTCTTCGGGTGTTTTGCTGGTTTGCGCGTGAAAGGCGAGAAAAAATGCAAAACGGAGCtgctcgccccctccccctaacACGCTTCGCTGACTCACCCTCGCCTGTGTTaatgccgcctcctcttgcatctcccctcttctttcgctctctctctctgcctgtctcCAACTTGACCATctccatcccccctcccccctcccttcctccctcatcctccgcgcgcacacacacgccatgcacgcacaggtgcaccaccccccacccaccctgtGTCAACCAGGGCAGCTTTTTCTCGCTCGTAGCTCTCTATTGGAGGGCTGGACCTCACGcaggtgaggagaggagccCAGCCCCGGCGCAGTTGGCGGCAACGTTGTTTTTCCCACGtttcgtgcgtgtgcgcctaCGTctgggtggaggggagaggtcGGAGAGCAGTTTGGACGCTGTCGACCCAAGGGCCACATGTCCTTCGCGTCGTCCcacacctctccctccacgACCGCCTCGCCTGAGGTGCTCCTCACTGCCTATAAGGCTGAAGTTCAGCAATTGCGCGATGACCCGCATAAGGTCACTCCCAGCGACATGGAgggctgtcgcagcagcaccaggggAGACACTGGTCCTGCTGCGAGAGGCGTGTTCGGTGAAGCTTTGGAAGGCAAGTACCTTCTCTTGATCAGAAAAAACAAGGACCTCACAGTGCAGCTTGGCACCGTGCAGCAACAGCTAGCCGCCGCacagaaggcgctgcaggcggagcaggagaagaCGCAGCGACTAGCCTCCGCCGTCACAGTCTCCTCGCTTGGCACTCGAGGAGTAAAGTCCAGCTCAAAGTTGCCGGCAGGAGCGACTGGCCTGGACGACGGCGGTAGCAGCAATAGTGGCAACAAGACCAACGGTGGAAGTGGTGGGGGGGTAGCGGCAGCATCGTCCACTGCTATCGCGCGCGTGTACGATCAGCTGCACCAGAAGGAGCTCGCCATGGCTGAGGTGCAGCGGGAGAACGCCACTCTGCGCTCCCTCATTCAACGCGAAGTCGGACTACGTGATGACACAAGGGAAGTGGACGACCTCTTGCGCCgtgcggctgccgcctcgAGCAGCGGTGGGTCAACGCCAGCAGGTGTCGGTTGTAAGTCGCCCTCCGGCACGGACGCGGGTGGCTGGCGCGGTCGTGCGGAGGAGATTGTCCTCCTGAAATGTAAGCTCAAGGATGTACAACGGGAGTTGAAGATGGTCGTGGCgcagagcggcagtggtcgcggcgaggatggcgtGGATACACTGATGGACCCGCTCGCGCTGCCTGCCTCCGTCCGCGCTTTCCTAGGCGTGGATGCTGACCCCGCGACTGAGGCTCGATCGAtcgcaaccaccaccacctcacaGGTGCGTCGGCCACGTCGCGACGTCGACAGCTACGCGCGCGATAGGCTAAGCGCcatgcagcaccagcgggcggcgcagcagcgcgagctcAGCGCTAACCttgagcagcaacagcacgaACTTAACGAAGAGCGAATGAAATCGTCCGCCCTGCAGGCGCGGGTGAAGACAATGAAGTCGGAGCTTCATACGCTGCGCAGCTATGTGGACACAATTCtagagaagagcagcaccgaTGATGAGCTCGTTGCGGCGTACAAGACAGAGTTGCAGCGCGCCAACGAGGAAATACGCCACTGGCGACGGGCAGCTGAGGAGACTCTGAAAGGGGCAAGCCGCGGCTGCAACAGTGATGGCGAGACAAGTACCGCCTTTACCGTCAAAGGTATGCGCAGTGGACTCaacaacgcagcagcagcagcggcgcgggcGGCATCCTATCGACAGGCCACCGAAGATAAAACGATTGTCAGTGCCGGttgtggggaggagggaaaggcgtgcgctgcgccacttcCATTGTGGTCGTCTCAGTCGCCGAAGTCCTTCTCGCGGTCTTTGTACGAGTGGGTGTGCCAGGCATGTGACGAGGTACCGCAGGAAGTGGAGCCGAAGAGCACCCAGCCGGCAGTGGAGGTCTCCGCGAAGCagctggcagcggtgctgcggcacgccTACCAACATGTTGTGCTGGTCGAGCGGAGCACTGTAGCAGCCGCGGACATGGCGCTGGCTGTGCCAACGAGCACTAGCGGTGAGAGCATCTTACACAGGGAGAACACGGCGTTGAAGAGGCGCGTTTGTGCGCTGTCGGACCTGATGGAGAAGGAGTTGCAGGCGCAGCGTGTTTTGTGGACTATAGCCAACGCAGACGCAACACCGTCGACAATGTCGTAAGAAAGGGCGCCACGAATGAGGTGATGCACaggtctcctcctccctctcgctctgaCAGCAGTCGTCTGTGCGCTGCTCTCTGCCCTTTTCAATATCACATGTTGCCGGCTGCCACAACGGTCATGGCGTGATGTTGGTGTTAGTGATGTGCTTTATGGATCTGTGGCTTGTGCTCCCGTGTGTCCTCGGCTCACGGCTCTCTGTTTCAGACTGTTTCTCCTTgcctgcccctctccctgctggtgcggtgGAGCCCCCAGCACCGTCATACCAGCAGCATCGACTTCACGCCAAGTGGGTCGCTCGCCATGACGGTGAAGAGGACAGGcagaagaaacacaaaacAAGCGGGAGACGAAGGAAGGTGCGTGCTGCTTCTTTACTTTCACGTTGCGGCATGAATGTCCATGGCGCCGCAACAACGACATAGCGCACACCTCAGTCGGCCTCCTTCTCTGATGTTGACCACTTCTCCTCTATAGCTTTCTCGCTCACTCGCCAAGCTACTCTTCAACGCTtcctcacccctcttccgttctccttctccctccctccctccctcccccttcgcccTTCGCTCTGCCTGCCCATTCTTCATCCCTGCGCGCCACACCCGCTCTCACCGGCACCATCTCTACCGCCCTTATGTCCATTAACCCCTCCACTGACCGTTTCCATCGGACCCGCAAGTGATGATTACACGACCGCCACCAGTCACCTCCCTGTTGCTTCCCGAGgcagcttctgctgctgctgctgctgctgctgccacggccTTTACTAGCCCACAGTTCGTGATACACCACAACCCGCCTACTCATCGGTCAAGTGAAAAAGTAGCCGCTCGCAGCGCGAAAAGCGGCCCTCTGACCACTACGCTGCCGACTGCCGATAcgtcttcttccccttccgtCTTCGCTTCAAGGTTAACTGAAGCACATTTTTCTGCGTCTTGGTCGCGTGTTAGCGAACGTGCAGtatacctctctctctctctgcctctctttccctcctgcCTGTGGGAGCCCTAGCGCATCTCCGTgtgagtgtatgtgtgcatgtgtgagagtgtgagggtgtgtgtatgtgtacatctcttgcctttctctATTCCTTAGCTTCTTCTTATTCTCACTGATAATACTCATCTTCACCCACACTACTTCAACATCTCaccctccgccttctccccccccccctctccctctctctctgcaatTTTGATCAGCATTCTCTATCGTCGCGTGCACCTCTGTGCATTTCCTCTGCGCCCCTGTGTGCTCTCTcatccttcctctctctccttgtcaGTACGcgtcctctttcttcctcgttTGTTTTCATTGTTCATCCTCCcattcccctcctcctcgcgtgcgtttgtgtgaGTGCCCATTTCAGACCtccgcgcctcctcccctctcctcttatCTTCTGCTTTGAGTGTGTAGAGCTGCCTGGCAGCGCATGCATCAACTCTTCGAGTTTTCCCCgacttcttcccctctccctctctctctctgtctatctgtctctctctctcctgcttaTTTTATACTGTCTATGTATACAttgtcttccctccctctgctcaccaccaccaccaccaccgcccctccacccctccatccccctccaccctcctcctcgcgcttcGACTTTTGCATGTGAGGGTGGGCTCGGCCTCGTACCCCTTCGGTTTTTTTCTGCGCTACGTGCTGGTCGTTTCACGACTAACACGcgaggagagtgagagagagacagagacagagagaagtaaaatacacgcacacggtgTGAGGACTCAATCAATTGCGATGACTTCTTCCACTTCAGTGGCACGACCAGTTCCGATGCGACTTGGGTCGCTCCTGCTAGGAGTCTTCTCGCTCCTCACGGCGGCGGCCCTCACCCGGGCCGCCGACGTGTCGTACCAGACTGACCCACGTGCCTTGTTGGGATGCTCAGCCTACGCCGACTATTTCCCCTACATGATAACCACCACGGACTGCCCTGTCAGAGACCTCTGCATTACGcgcaagcgctgctgcaagaACAGGAATGAGACGAACCTCGGCAAGTGCCTTGACATAACCTCCTTTTCGTGTGACACCGCGGCCATGTGCGCCAATTATTCGGAGGGGACCTCTCGAAGCAGCTCCAGTACGAACCTGTGGTACCCAGAGACGCAGGACGGTGGTGCGTCGCTGATGTGCTGTCAGGCAGGGACAACCACAACAGAAGCCCCTGCCGTCCCGCCCCTCGACAGCTCGAGCTTGGAGGAGGTGAGTCAGGACACTGACTTGCCGCCGGCATCAATGTGCGACGACACGACCTCGACAGCGTGCACGGTAATGTCGATGTTCGCACCCATTGTCCGCGCCTTCTGCCAGAACCCCAACCTCAGCATGTACACTGATGCATACATTAACGAGAACGTGCCACACATGTGCTGCCTGTACACCGCTGCTCCCCTCAACGGCAACAGTAACGAGTCCGTGACTGCAGGCAAGGTAGCCTGCGGCTCGAACTTACTGGACCTACCTCTAACAGGCGAGTACCACTGCATGCTTGAcctgcgcggcgccgctAAGGTTTGCTGCAACGGACGTATTGAAGATCACCTaagcagcagtgacggcACTGGTAGCGCTGCATCATCTGGCCAGAGCCGCGTCTTTACGTACATAAGCCACGAATGCCTCTTTAACCCCGATACGAACGGAAACAGCGCCCCTTCGCCGGCTATGTCGGTGACGCAGCggctgacggtggcggtgctgtcggTGATGGCTGCATACCTCTGCACGTAGGCGGACccctttcgtttctttctgctgctcttcggGTACGTCCAACCTGCCCTGATGACCGGACGGCGGAGAACGCACCTCAGTGGGCGTGGTATCCCAGGGCCCCGTACGCACCTTCACTCTCTGTGAAGGGGGGATcaagcagcccccctcctcccccctatccctgccaataCTGAACTGCCCCTCCAGTGCTGACGGGACCAAGTGCCTGCGACGTGGGGAGTTCAGGGCAATgtaccgctgctgatgccggcggtcaggaCCTGGGCGGCACTGCGTCAGAgcgagcagcgacagtgagcCCGTTTGTGCCACCCATGCGATGGGCGATGCATCGGCGCGGCTCCTACGCACCTCAACCGACCCCCGCTgccccactggtgtgggaaCGTgggccaccccgaggggAATGCACCAGGTGGTGGCCGGCACAGGGGGAGcagctgtgaggcgacctgcggggcgggggtgggcaGGACtttgaggcagaggcgatgCATTGCCATAACGCGTGTgtccacggctgctttgcaccggGCAATGGGGTCTGTGGCAGAGTGAGGAGGTTGACCTCCCCTGATGTGttgtatatgtgtgtgtcggtaACGTTGTGGAATTTGTGGGCGGTTGTCGTGGTGTGCTTCAGATTTGGTGAAGAGGCGCatggtagcagcagcagcagcagcagcttcattGCGCTGGTGCGTTGGATTCCCTTTTGGCCAACGAACTACCGTCACTAagcctcgcccccccccctccctcccgtcgaagagaagcacacaagCGCGCGCACAATTATGAGGTGTGTCGTCCTGGCAACTCGCCTAGCGTTGatgcgctctcttcttctccttctttcgctcttttttcttgtCTTTGCtcacaagagagaaggtgaggagtGACGCGCGCACGGCTTTTTTTATATGGtcgcagagagcgagacagaaatgaggtggagggggggcgcacacacgtgtgtgtgcgtgagacgaaaaagaagcgtctgcgtctgtgtcgGTGTCTCCGTGTAGGGTAAGGGAGAGGGAACCCAAttgtccctctccctctctgacGCcatgtccccccccctctctctcaccaccaccaacaccagaGCGTCCTTGTCTTCCCCTTTCGCAGTTCCAGCCGCAGCTGAGCAGTTTATCActcccgccctctctccctctttccgtCTACGTCTGCGCACGTTTAAAAAATGAAGCTGAAAGGCAGTGCAACAGCATGGGTACCATTTCTCAGCCAAAACTGTAGTTGTGTGGTGCGGTTATACGCTGTGCTACTGTGCGCTCTCGGTCAGCTCAGGTCAGCTGAGCTGTTGAGCGCGGACGATACTTTgggagcagagagaagaggcagcgTATACAAGTGGTGCAGCTCTGCTGCCGTGTGGGCCTGTGTTCGACAgcggggagaaagggagtaACAGAGACACGAATGCTTTGTTCTTtcgaagaggaagggagctACACaatgcgccccccccccttcctcctccccgcgCGAGCACCTTCACACgacctctctgcctctctcaaTCTTTggctgcctccctctctccccgtgTCTAAGCGTGTcagcctcctccctcctccttgcccAATAAGCATCACGCCTAAGGCACGCCAACGCGCTTGCGGCACTCGTACATCGTAGCAGTGTGCAGGAGACAGCAGGCGGACCACAAAAATAATATCCACCAGtccaccctctcttcctctctttctctctctcggacGTGTGTGGCTCATctcccgccctctctcctttgtggcCGATAGCCTCACGTTTTATGTGTGGAAACGGTTGTGCCTTGTACCCCTCAACAGGAAACGAAGCCGAAAGAGGAAGTGAGAAAAAGCTGCTGTGGACACGTCGTCcctgtgtgtctctgcctgtgcctgCGCCTCTGGAGGCAcacctgcctctctttctgttgtcTCTCTTCGTCTCCACGCCACCCCCATCACACTCCACCTCTCCTGCCTCACTCATACTCCCTAGCGCCCACAAATtctttcctcgctctctctctctctcttccctctgtGCTttgga from Leishmania panamensis strain MHOM/PA/94/PSC-1 chromosome 15 sequence carries:
- a CDS encoding hypothetical protein (TriTrypDB/GeneDB-style sysID: LpmP.15.0550), with translation MSFASSHTSPSTTASPEVLLTAYKAEVQQLRDDPHKVTPSDMEGCRSSTRGDTGPAARGVFGEALEGKYLLLIRKNKDLTVQLGTVQQQLAAAQKALQAEQEKTQRLASAVTVSSLGTRGVKSSSKLPAGATGLDDGGSSNSGNKTNGGSGGGVAAASSTAIARVYDQLHQKELAMAEVQRENATLRSLIQREVGLRDDTREVDDLLRRAAAASSSGGSTPAGVGCKSPSGTDAGGWRGRAEEIVLLKCKLKDVQRELKMVVAQSGSGRGEDGVDTLMDPLALPASVRAFLGVDADPATEARSIATTTTSQVRRPRRDVDSYARDRLSAMQHQRAAQQRELSANLEQQQHELNEERMKSSALQARVKTMKSELHTLRSYVDTILEKSSTDDELVAAYKTELQRANEEIRHWRRAAEETLKGASRGCNSDGETSTAFTVKGMRSGLNNAAAAAARAASYRQATEDKTIVSAGCGEEGKACAAPLPLWSSQSPKSFSRSLYEWVCQACDEVPQEVEPKSTQPAVEVSAKQLAAVLRHAYQHVVLVERSTVAAADMALAVPTSTSGESILHRENTALKRRVCALSDLMEKELQAQRVLWTIANADATPSTMS
- a CDS encoding hypothetical protein (TriTrypDB/GeneDB-style sysID: LpmP.15.0560), whose product is MTSSTSVARPVPMRLGSLLLGVFSLLTAAALTRAADVSYQTDPRALLGCSAYADYFPYMITTTDCPVRDLCITRKRCCKNRNETNLGKCLDITSFSCDTAAMCANYSEGTSRSSSSTNLWYPETQDGGASLMCCQAGTTTTEAPAVPPLDSSSLEEVSQDTDLPPASMCDDTTSTACTVMSMFAPIVRAFCQNPNLSMYTDAYINENVPHMCCLYTAAPLNGNSNESVTAGKVACGSNLLDLPLTGEYHCMLDLRGAAKVCCNGRIEDHLSSSDGTGSAASSGQSRVFTYISHECLFNPDTNGNSAPSPAMSVTQRLTVAVLSVMAAYLCT